In Musa acuminata AAA Group cultivar baxijiao chromosome BXJ3-9, Cavendish_Baxijiao_AAA, whole genome shotgun sequence, a single genomic region encodes these proteins:
- the LOC135648777 gene encoding uncharacterized protein LOC135648777, producing the protein MKSDKGGLKEYWKRPEHRGGGEEGRRRLCRAELGGGGHRRRFWRLKISPRLGFLRATSPQRILPQIRDAYVRMMLRFARATPLGVTYGGGGGGGGAGAVGFAREPLREYDEKVVVEIYKSLVADSANAGGAVGLRP; encoded by the coding sequence ATGAAGTCGGACAAGGGCGGGCTGAAGGAGTACTGGAAGCGGCCCGAGCACCGCGGCGGCGGAGAGGAGGGGCGACGGCGCCTGTGCCGCGCGGAGCTCGGCGGGGGCGGGCATCGCCGCCGGTTTTGGCGGCTCAAGATATCGCCGCGGCTGGGGTTCCTCCGTGCGACCTCTCCCCAGCGGATCCTCCCCCAGATCCGCGACGCCTACGTGCGGATGATGCTCCGCTTCGCCAGGGCGACCCCACTCGGCGTCACCTAcggcgggggcgggggcgggggcggggCCGGGGCGGTCGGGTTCGCGCGGGAGCCGCTCAGGGAGTACGACGAGAAGGTGGTCGTCGAGATCTACAAGTCGCTCGTCGCCGACTCGGCCAATGCGGGAGGCGCGGTCGGTTTGCGGCCATAG
- the LOC135649818 gene encoding acetate--CoA ligase CCL3-like — translation MAVGSEMEADIDDLPKNPANYMALTPLWFLDRAALVHPNRLSVVHGPKRFTWSETYQRCRRLASALAARSIGPGCTVAVIAPNIPAIYEAHFGVPMAGAVLNTVNIRLNAATIAFLLGHSSATVVIVDQEFFTLAEESLKIIAEEKKAAFKPPLLIVVGDETCDPMSLQHALRKGAIDYEKFLESGDPDFAWKPPKDEWHSIALGYTSGTTSSPKGVVLHHRGAYLMALSCALIWGMNEGAVYLWTLPMFHCNGWCYAWTLAALCGTSICLRQVTAKSVYSAIAKQGVTHFCAAPVVLNAIVNAPPSDTILPLPRVVNVNTAGAAPPPSVLAGMTKLGFRVTHTYGLSETFGPSVLCAWKPEWDLLPLEERARVHARQGVRYVGLEGLDVVNMKTMAPVPADGTTLGEIVMRGNVVMKGYLKNPKANAETFAHGWYHSGDIGVKHPDGYIEVKDRAKDIIISGGENISSLEVESYLYMHPAVLEVSVVARPDEQWGESPCAFVTLKEGVDQSNEQALAEDIIKFCRAKMPAYWVPKSVVFGPLPKTATGKIKKHE, via the exons ATGGCGGTGGGCAGCGAGATGGAGGCGGACATCGACGATCTGCCCAAGAACCCCGCCAACTACATGGCCCTGACCCCGCTCTGGTTCCTCGACCGAGCCGCCCTGGTCCACCCGAACCGCCTCTCCGTCGTCCACGGCCCCAAGCGGTTCACCTGGTCGGAGACGTACCAGCGCTGCCGCCGCCTCGCCTCCGCACTCGCCGCCCGCTCGATCGGCCCAGGATGCAcg GTAGCTGTAATTGCACCAAACATCCCAGCTATCTATGAAGCTCATTTTGGAGTTCCAATGGCTGGAGCAGTCTTGAACACTGTCAACATTCGGCTAAATGCTGCTACAATTGCATTTCTATTGGGGCATTCTTCAGCAACAGTTGTTATAGTGGACCAGGAATTTTTCACTTTGGCAGAGGAATCATTGAAGATCATAGCAGAGGAAAAGAAAGCCGCTTTCAAACCACCACTTCTCATTGTTGTAGGTGATGAAACATGTGATCCCATGTCTCTTCAACATGCTTTGAGAAAAGGTGCTATTGATTATGAGAAATTTCTGGAATCTGGGGATCCTGATTTTGCTTGGAAGCCACCAAAGGATGAGTGGCACAGCATTGCACTAGGCTACACGTCTGGGACGACATCCAGCCCCAAGGGAGTGGTGTTGCACCACAGGGGTGCTTATCTTATGGCTCTCAGTTGTGCTTTAATATGGGGAATGAATGAAGGAGCTGTCTACTTGTGGACTTTGCCCATGTTTCATTGCAATGGTTGGTGCTATGCTTGGACATTGGCAGCCCTTTGTGGAACAAGCATATGCCTCCGTCAG GTCACAGCCAAGTCTGTATACTCGGCCATAGCCAAGCAAGGTGTCACCCATTTCTGTGCAGCCCCTGTTGTCCTGAACGCAATCGTCAATGCCCCTCCAAGCGACACCATCCTCCCTCTTCCCCGTGTTGTCAACGTGAACACCGCCGGAGCTGCCCCACCCCCATCGGTGCTGGCAGGAATGACAAAACTTGGTTTCCGTGTCACCCACACATATGGCCTATCGGAGACCTTCGGTCCGTCCGTCCTCTGTGCATGGAAGCCTGAATGGGACCTTCTTCCGCTCGAAGAACGAGCTCGTGTCCATGCTCGCCAAGGTGTTCGCTACGTTGGGCTGGAAGGCCTAGACGTTGTCAACATGAAAACTATGGCTCCGGTCCCTGCTGATGGTACCACTCTCGGGGAAATTGTCATGCGAGGAAATGTTGTCATGAAGGGCTACTTGAAGAACCCAAAGGCAAATGCAGAGACCTTTGCTCATGGTTGGTACCATTCCGGTGACATAGGTGTAAAGCACCCCGACGGATATATAGAAGTGAAGGACCGTGCCAAAGACATTATCATCTCAGGGGGTGAGAACATTAGTAGCTTGGAGGTTGAGAGCTACCTGTACATGCATCCTGCGGTGCTGGAGGTATCAGTGGTGGCTCGACCGGACGAGCAGTGGGGAGAGTCGCCGTGCGCATTTGTGACTCTGAAGGAGGGAGTGGATCAATCCAACGAGCAAGCACTGGCAGAAGATATTATCAAGTTTTGCCGTGCAAAGATGCCGGCATACTGGGTGCCCAAGTCCGTGGTGTTTGGACCGCTGCCAAAGACAGCTACTGGGAAGATTAAGAAGCATGAATGA